One genomic window of Streptomyces sp. NBC_01498 includes the following:
- a CDS encoding ArsR/SmtB family transcription factor: MLRIHFTGADLGGVRMAAGPDPLWETILSFHRLRDRRGAPVFGEWRTETRVRLKGETRLLGALVPRRGYFPDFLTPAESRFGLAEGLEALRATPAAQVRTELALLASASAPGAARSTVSPAGAATSLADGTTDLGRLTGALRAYHRAAVEPYWPHIRARAEADRLIRGRALLDGGAGELLATLPPMIRWRAPVLEADYPVDRELWLDGRGLLLQPSFFCRGTPVVYRDPALPPVLVYPVTHAGAPAAARHGGPGAAASLGRLVGRTRSAVLSAIAHGTTTSELARRAGVSLASASQHACVLREAGLVVTLRHGNAVLHSLTPLGAALLDGAQEVPGPAGTTRPAPA; encoded by the coding sequence GTGCTGCGCATACATTTCACGGGGGCGGACCTCGGCGGGGTCCGGATGGCCGCCGGGCCCGACCCGTTGTGGGAAACGATTCTCAGCTTTCACCGATTGCGGGACCGTCGGGGCGCCCCCGTTTTCGGCGAATGGCGCACCGAAACGCGCGTCCGCCTGAAAGGTGAAACACGGCTCCTCGGCGCGCTCGTGCCACGGCGGGGCTATTTCCCGGATTTCCTGACGCCCGCCGAGAGCCGCTTCGGTCTCGCCGAGGGACTGGAGGCGCTGCGCGCGACCCCGGCGGCACAGGTCCGTACGGAACTGGCCCTGCTCGCCTCCGCTTCCGCCCCCGGCGCCGCCCGGTCCACCGTGTCGCCCGCCGGCGCCGCCACGTCGCTCGCCGACGGTACGACGGACCTCGGGCGGCTGACCGGGGCGCTGCGCGCGTACCACCGCGCCGCCGTGGAGCCGTACTGGCCGCACATCAGGGCACGGGCCGAGGCGGACCGCCTCATCCGGGGCCGGGCGCTGCTCGACGGCGGGGCGGGCGAACTCCTCGCCACCCTGCCGCCGATGATCCGCTGGCGCGCCCCGGTGCTGGAGGCCGACTATCCGGTCGACCGCGAACTGTGGCTGGACGGGCGGGGGTTGCTGCTCCAGCCGTCGTTCTTCTGCCGGGGGACACCGGTCGTCTACCGGGACCCGGCGCTGCCGCCGGTGCTCGTCTACCCCGTCACCCACGCCGGTGCCCCGGCCGCCGCGCGCCACGGCGGGCCCGGCGCGGCGGCGTCCCTGGGACGGCTCGTCGGCCGTACGCGCTCGGCCGTGCTGAGCGCCATCGCGCACGGCACCACCACCAGTGAACTCGCCCGCAGGGCAGGGGTGTCGCTGGCCTCCGCCAGCCAGCACGCCTGTGTGCTGCGCGAGGCCGGACTGGTGGTGACCCTGCGCCACGGCAACGCCGTCCTGCACTCGCTCACCCCACTGGGCGCCGCCCTGCTGGACGGCGCCCAGGAGGTGCCGGGGCCGGCGGGAACGACCCGGCCGGCTCCGGCGTGA
- a CDS encoding alkaline phosphatase PhoX has translation MERRNFLRGAIVSGSAAALGGTLWRGAAYADPAQPGAGPYGALGSADANNIRLPAGFTSRIVARSGQTVPGTSYTWHNAPDGGACYADGGGWIYVSNSEINPSGGASALRFSSAGAVTGAYRILSGTRQNCAGGNTPWNTWLSCEEVDRGYVYETDPWGVDAAVRRDAMGRFKHEAAAADPVRRTVYLTEDETNGCFYRFTPATWGDLSSGTLQVLRAGTATSGSFTWADVPDPDGSPTATRDQVSGAKRFNGGEGCYYADGSVWFTTKGDNRVWRVDPAANTYELTYDDSLVSGGGAPLTGVDNVTGSSSGDLFVAEDGGNLEICVITPDDVVAPFLRVGGQSLSELTGPAFSPDGSRLYFSSQRGTSGSSSGGITYEVRGPFRT, from the coding sequence GGCGCGGGACCGTACGGCGCGCTCGGTTCGGCCGACGCCAACAACATCCGGCTGCCCGCCGGATTCACCAGCCGGATCGTCGCCCGGTCCGGGCAGACCGTGCCCGGCACGTCGTACACCTGGCACAACGCCCCCGACGGCGGCGCCTGTTACGCCGACGGCGGCGGCTGGATCTATGTCTCCAACTCGGAGATCAACCCGTCCGGCGGCGCGAGCGCGCTGCGGTTCTCCTCGGCGGGCGCGGTGACCGGCGCGTACCGGATCCTCTCCGGCACCCGGCAGAACTGCGCGGGCGGCAACACCCCCTGGAACACCTGGCTCTCCTGCGAGGAGGTGGACCGGGGGTACGTGTACGAGACCGACCCGTGGGGTGTCGACGCGGCGGTACGGCGCGACGCCATGGGCCGGTTCAAGCACGAGGCGGCGGCGGCCGACCCGGTGCGCCGCACGGTGTATCTGACCGAGGACGAGACGAACGGGTGCTTCTACCGGTTCACCCCGGCCACCTGGGGCGATCTCTCGTCGGGCACCCTCCAGGTGCTGCGCGCGGGCACCGCCACCTCGGGCTCCTTCACCTGGGCGGACGTCCCCGACCCGGACGGCTCGCCGACCGCGACCCGTGACCAGGTCTCGGGCGCCAAGCGGTTCAACGGCGGCGAGGGGTGCTACTACGCGGACGGCTCCGTCTGGTTCACCACCAAGGGCGACAACCGCGTCTGGCGGGTCGACCCGGCCGCGAACACCTACGAGCTGACGTACGACGACTCGCTCGTCAGCGGCGGCGGCGCCCCGCTGACCGGCGTCGACAATGTCACCGGGTCGTCGTCCGGTGATCTGTTCGTCGCGGAGGACGGCGGCAATCTGGAGATCTGCGTGATCACCCCGGACGACGTCGTCGCCCCGTTCCTGCGGGTCGGCGGGCAGTCGCTGTCGGAGCTCACCGGCCCGGCCTTCTCGCCGGACGGTTCGCGGCTGTACTTCTCCAGTCAGCGCGGGACGAGCGGCAGTTCGTCGGGCGGCATCACGTACGAGGTGCGGGGGCCGTTCCGCACGTAG